The Magnolia sinica isolate HGM2019 chromosome 9, MsV1, whole genome shotgun sequence sequence AGTTAATCGTATGTACAGCCGAGCTAACTGGTTCACTAATACTTAGTTTAGCGACGTACTCGACTGGAACAGACCTGAGTATATcgtcttcatcggcggaggcgagtttTGCCAATAGGTCGGCTTTGGCATTCTCtgtccgagggatccgagtgatgACACAGCACTGAAAGCCGCTGATCAGTTCTttagctttctccatgtatgcttttAATTGCTCTTTCCGTGTTTGATATACACTGGTAATTTGGTTAACAACCAGCTAAGAATCACTGAAAACATTTAGATGCGTAACACCCAAGCTGGCCACGAGTCGAAGGCCAAGCAACAATGCTTCAAATTCTGATGTATTGTTCGACACTTGAAATCCatgtcttaaggcatactgcatgtaggtttgatctgGAGTTTTCAGAACTACTCAtaccccgcttgccttagagttggaagaaccgtcgacatacagcttCTAGGATATTGGGTCAAGTGATGACGCGGGGGAAGCAGTAGTCGATTCTTCAACAGGCTCGGTCGTAGGCTCAATCATCGGGTTGGTTTATGCTGTTACTTCAATAATGAAGTCGGCCACgtcttgccctttgattgctactctcAGCTTATATTGAATGTCGAATTCGCTGAGTTCGATCGCCCAATTCGTAAGTCGACCGGATGTATTTAGTTTCTGTAGAATCTGACGCAGTGGGAGATCAGTCTAACGATAATGGTATGGGCTTGGAAGTGTGGTTGAAGTCGGCGCGAGGAGACTACTAGAActagggccactttttccaagagtGGATATCTTGTCTCTGTAGGTAAtagtgctttgctgacgtagtcaATCGACAGCTTCTTACCTTTATGCTCACATATTAGGGCCGAGCTAATTGCTGCCTCAGACATCGCTAGAAACAGCAGCAGCACTTCTCCTggctcgggttttgataagagtggTGGAGATCCGAGATAAGACTTTAATTGCTGTAACGCTGCTTCGCACTCTTCCGTCTAATCCACCGTTTGTcgtcccttcaattgtttgaagaacgggagacatttatccgtggctctggacagaaAACAATTAAGTGCCGTTACCCATCCAGTCAGtctttgtatatctttaatcattttcGGAGATTCCTTGTCAAGCAgggattttattttttccaggtttgcctctattcctcgctgactgaccaggAAACTGAGGAATTTTTCTGAGCTTACGCCAAAAGCACATTTGCTCGGGTTCAGCTTCATTTGGAACTTGCGTAAGATAAGGAATATTTCTTCTAGGTCAGCTATATGGTCGGCCGCGtgtacacttttgacgagcatgtcatcaatatacacttCCATGGTTCAGCCGATCAGCCTAGCAAAgattttgttcaccaatctttgaTAAGTCACAtcagcatttttcaaaccaaacggcatcacacgataacaataaaggcctttgtcagtgacaaaggtagttttagatTTATCGGACTAATGCATTACAATCTGATTATACCTTAAATACGCATCCATAAAGCTAAGAAGTTCATGCCCCGCAGTACTATCTACCAACCGGTCTATCCTCGAAAGAGGAaaactatcctttgggcaggctttatttaggtcaatatagtcaatacagacacgCCAGttcccattggctttcttcaCAAGTACAATGTTAGCTACCCATTCGGGGTAGTATATCTCTTCCATGAATTTGGCTTTGAGGAGCTTGttgacctcttcttcaatgatagcATACCTTTCAGGGCCGAGTGGACGTCACTTCTATCGGATCGGCCGGTAGGTTGGATCGATGTTGAGTTGGTGAGTGATTACTGATGGATCAATTCTCGGCATGTCTTCATGACTCCATACAAACACATCGGTGTATCGTCGAAGCAAGACTATCAGGTTGTTTTTCAGTGGCAatcgcagagacgagccaatttgtACCATTTTAGATCCGTCGGTCTCGATCAAAGGTACTGAAATAAGGTCTTCCACCAGTTGCCCTCGTTCATGAGTTTCGACTCGGGAATCTAGTGACTCGATCATTGATACCTTGGTCAAAACTTTTATAACTATTGCGTAACAGCATCTTACATCTTGTTGATCTCCTTTAATGACTCCTCCCGACTCAGTCAGGAATTTCATAGAGAGGTGGTATGTATATACCACagcctggaggagactcagagAGGGTCGATTGAGTATAGCGTTGTACACGGACGATTGGTTGACTATCAGAAAATCAACCATCGTCGTTGCTTGGTGCGGAGGGTTCCCGGCTGTGAGAGGCAGTGAGATGATCCCTTCCGGTAGTATTTGTCCCCCCGAGAATCCGACCAATGAGGTACAAACCAGTCGTAATGCCGATCGTTCAACACCCATCCTGTCGAACGCCTGAGTGAACAATACATCAGCTGATGATACTGTGTCGACGAGTATGTGGAACACCCTTCGGTTTGCGATGGTGAGAGTAACGACCAATGCATCGTCATGCGGATGAtggatgcctcgggcatctttgTCAGTGAACGAGATACagtacttttctttcttcttttcttttaaaggCCGAGCTATGGTCAGAATTTCGGACTCAGGTCGGCTAAGGCTTCTAGCATGATTTTCTAGGCATTATTTGAGTCGCCTCCGTACAGGGGTCCTCCGACTATCGTCCAAATTTCTTCCGTGGATCGGTTGTCGCTCGGTCGTTCTTCTGTTGCTCCTGTTCTCTTGACATGTTCTTTGAGCCGGTCTTCTCGGATAAGCCTTTCGATATCCTCCTTCAAGTGATAGCAATCACTTGTGCTATGGCCATGATCGCAATGGTAGTGACAGTATTTGTCCTTATTTCGTCGGTTTGGACTACTCTGAAGCTTATTCGGCTAACTTACGAATCCttcacttttgatttccatcaacacATGTTCTCAAGGTTTGTTAAGCAGGGTGTATGTAGAAAACATTCGGTAGGGTCGCTTGCTTGACTTGCGTTCGTTGCGCGCTCGGTCGTCCTTACGCTTttttcctccggccgagtcaatTTCCTTTTTGGTTGACTCTTTGGCTGTGGTTTTTGTGTTCTGGACAGCCTCATGTAAGTTCCGCATTTCTTCGGCATCTGCGTACTTGTCTGGCTGAGTCATGAACTTCGCTAAAGTTTCGGGCGGATTCTTATCCAGGGATGCCAGAAACGGCTTATCCCTCACACCTTGCATGAGGGAGTTAAGTGTTGTCTCTTCCGAATGTTTCTGAACTTGGAGCGATTCGAAGTTGAATCGTTTGATGTAATCTTTTAGCAACTCTCCTtccttctgaactatgttgtttAAATGCGCTgggggcttcaacttcttcttcccgcCAATAAAATTGGTAAGGAAGGTGTCACTAAGTTCTGCGAAAGTTCGGATGGACTTCGGCTTCAACTATTTGAATCAAAGTTGGGCTAcgtcggctaaggtgagggagaaagccCAACACATCACGGCGTCCGAGGCATCATGTAGTTCCATGTACGTCCGGAAGCATTCGATGTACTCAGTCGGGTTAGTTTTACCAGTGAAAGGTGTAACTTGCGGAAGACGGAACCGTTCCGGTAGCCGAGCCTGCATTACTTCCTCGACAAACGGGGACGCTTTTGTTTCGGGTCAATTCTGATGCAAATTCCGACCCTGTTTCATGTCCTTGATCTCTTCCTGCACTTACCTCCTGAAATCTTGAAGGTCGGCTTTTCAAGGTTCGTCACTTTCGGCCATTCCTTCGACCGGAGGCCGACTACGCCTCCGTCGATCGATTTCATGTCGGAGATCAGTGAGGGGCAGCACAGTAGTAGCGGAATGAGCGGGCGCTGGCTCGGACGAACCTTGGGGCTGACTTCGCTGAGGGAATGTCGGTTGCAGGGCGATAGGCTCAGGATCAGCAACTTGTTAAGGGACGTTAGTCATCTGAACACCCGGCGGAACTTGCTGCCGGTGTATCTGCTCCAATAGCTATTTCATGACATTTATGTTGGATCTGAGTTCCTGGACTTCTTTATCCAGTCGTTCATTACCTCGGTTCCACTCGGCGTTTCTCATCGGAGTAGAGGTCGCTGGATGAGCAACGGAATTCTGACCTTGATTCCCTCGGACAGCGTTCGCATCCGATGGTTCTACGGCAGCGGCCTCATTCGGATCTTCTTGGACCGTTCTTCTAGTAATCACCATTAAATATAGTTTTACGGCATCTATATAGAGCGTAGAAAATGACTTTTTGTATCGTTTTccacagatggcgccaaactgttgatgtgaaAAACTGGGTCGACCTCTTCCTGTACTTCAACCTGCAACacaatgagggagaaagagagaccctggcttgagccggggatcctccgatgcttaagttagtaagggcttatagtattgaggggttttggaagagagtttttgcgtacctttcacccttggaGTCTCCTACTTATAAGAGTGGGAGGTCCCAGCGTAAGGGGATTCTCTCCTGATTTTCTGGGAGATCTGATTTAGGTGATATTTTGTTTATGGATACTTTTTGATCCTGAGattttcgggatcgggaatccttTTATAAGATTCTCGggacggtgtttaagattacaccgtctctcctttgTTTGGCTCGGCCCCAATAGATTCGTAATCTCGGCTGGCTTTCAGAGGAGGCTTTTTGCCTACTATCGGACGAAACCGAGTCGGTTTAGGACCGATGTTTTTCTTCTATCCGATAGCCGATACCATAACCAACCCTACATAGGTCGGTTTCATAATCGGTCAAGTGGCTTTCCAATTTAGGGCCTTTAATAGGTccctttagacattgctgcctcgttAACCGAATCAACTTAAAGTGTTTTATACTTGCCTAAGGCTCTCAACTCTCTCAGcttcggtcgggattcatttcctacaaatccGAGCAAGTCTCTCCTTTAAGCTTTATCTTATCTCGGTCCGAACTATTGGCTCGGATCCCTCGGACAGTTTCAGTAGAGTTGGTACATCGTGACCGTCGGATTCGGCATCCCAAAGAGGGATATGACCCTTGAATTTGACACCGGCAGCGACCTCACCTGGATCCAATGCCAGCCCTGCGATGGTGGTGATGGCTGCTATCAACAGCAAGAACCAATCTTCAAACCCTGCTTACTCATCTACCTATGTCAGCCTCTCATGCAACTCAGTCGAGTGCTCTCAGCTCAATCTCCCAACAAgacgctcctcatcatctacctgcGCCTACCTCAATCGCTACGGTGACGGTTCTCAATCCATTGGCTTCCTCTCCGGTGATACACTGACGCTCTCCTCCTCCCACATCTTCCTCAACTTCCAGTTCGGGTGTGGTCAGCAGAACGAGGGCCTGCTTGGCAGGACAGCTGGATTGCTCAGGCTCGGCCGTGATTCCGTTTCTTTAGTTTCTCAAACAGCAAACCGGTACGGTCGTGTTTTTTCTCACTGCCTTCCGTCTTCAGCGAATTCGCCCGGACACTTGACTTTCGGCGCAAACACCATCCCTTCCGGTGCAAAATTCACGCCACTGCCGGCGGATCAGAACAGCCAGTCATTCTATTTCCTCATCTTGATTGGAATAAGCGTTTCAGGAAAGCCGCTGCCAATACCGTCATCGATGTTCTCATCACGTGGCAGCGTCATCGGTTCAGGAACCGTCATCACCCGACTACCTTCATCGGCCTATCGTAGGCTGAGGTCAGCATTCCAGAAGGAGATGTCAAATTACACGTCGGCTACTTCTCCATCGTCCGTACTTGAAACTTGCTATGAGTTGGATGGGGGCGAAACTCTATCGGTTCCTTCGATAATGATGCATTTTGAAggggatgtggatgtgaatgtggaCTACTATGGGATTATTTACCAGGAGACTGAGACGGTAGATGAGGACGACTTCACGATCATTGGAAATAGCCAGCAACTGATGTTGGATGTGGTTTACGATGTGGCCAGAGGGAGGTTAGGATTGTTAGGGGCCTTGCATAAaactttaggatctagcctcccaaaacaaatcagaattataggataataaaacaataaaataaattaaagcacaaaTCACACCACAcaagatttttacgtgaaaaaccctcaaagaggtaaaaaccgcgggacctcatccagatcaacaatctactatgaagtagaacgttacaaccttcttcactcacacaggagtggataaacaataagagaataaaagaaaaatggagagatctcattgattacgaggacgtggaagcgctgagatatagtagatcacctctacgagcataacctccattccacaagctttctctctctctttctcacacctttgatagccctaaaccctttgatAAACCCTTGCAAAGTTTTacgaaaccctcttgcattacctcttgCATTGCTTAGAAAAATCCTagacacccctatttatagtttaggaaactctcttccgCATCTTGTTGCGAAAAGACTCAAAATTTGGCAATCCACACAAAATCGCGGAAGAAATCtgtgtaagctcgactggtcgagcagggtcctcgaccggtcgagtggcccactcgaccgatcaagcacctccctcgactggtcgagcacctcggaaaaaAAAAGATGGTCGTTGGATTTTGAGTTGAGCCCCACTTGactccactcgactggtcgagcgccacccacgaccgaTCGAGTAGCCTACTCGACCgttcgagcagcgcggtgaactACTCCGAATTTTTCACCCACTGCTCCATCTCTCCTctgaattgaggaggaaaaatcccatcaaatctctccgtTTCTGACTCAcgagggattcaccttcttcatgCTAGCGAGGTTTCTATaaacctcaaacttacccttgagtaaagccttggttatcatgtttgacccattatggtccgtgtggaccttctcaagctataaTACCTTAtgttctaaagtatccctgatctagtgataccgaatctctatgtgatTCGACTTGAAATGCTGAtttggattcttactcaagtgtataacattctaactatcgcaatagaccacgtgctgctcctgcttcaggttaagttcttgtaggaacctcttcatccaaagcatctatttacatgcctctgtgactgtaatgtactcggcctctatcatcgacaatgctacgacttCCTGTAGCTTGCTTTGCCAAGAAATCGCTCCCCCTATAAATGTGAATATGAACCCCGatatagacttcctggagtctatgtcgcctgccatatctacatctgtgtagccctctaacacaggtttttttGTTACCATAGTATAAGCTCAACTTGGATAAGCCTCTTAGATATCGCAGTATCCACTCAccactgcccaatgttctttgccaggattgacaagataccagctgacaacaccaaccgcatatgttatgtctgggcgtgtacacaccatagcatatatcaaacttcttacagttgacgcgtagggtatcttctgcatctcttccacctttgCCTTCGTCTTGagacactgcctgtcgctcaatataaagtgaccatccagtggagtactgaccagcttcgctgcattcatattgaactgttctaagactttctcaatataccgctcttgtgacaaccaaagcttcatgctgcttctgtcacaggtcatctccattcctaggatctgtttagctgggcccaagtatttcatcgcaaatgacttgcccaactcctatttTAGCTTGTCGATCTTCtcgatgtcttttcccatgatgagcatgtcatcaacgtataacaacagaactaagaaatcaccatctgagaacttgcacgtgaacacatagtggtccgactccgttctgtcatacccatgcttcaacataaatgagtcaaacttcttgtaccattgccgtggagcttgtttcaacccatacaagctcttcctcagcctacacaccatatgctctttgccattaacttcgaacccctctggttggtgcatgtagatctcttcttccaggtcaccatggagaaagacagttttaacatctaactactatatctctagatccatgctagctACCAACCGAAGCAACACCCGTATAGATGTCATCTTcatcactggtgagaatatctcctcgaaggcTATGcatttcctctgaccaaaccctttcaccacaagtctggccttgaacttcgtctgtgaattcttttgcttaaccttctttctgaacacccacttattgCTTAAAGCTTTCTtccccttaggcaatttcaccatatcatatgtgtggttcttatgcaaggaatCCATCTCCTCTTGTATAACTTTCAACCACTTCCCCTTATGCTCgttggctagggcctcagaataattttctggctctcccccatcagtcagtaTAATGTACTCATGTAGCGAATACCTCTTGGAtgactgtctgtccctagatgatctCATCACCTGTGGCTTAACAGGTGAATCAAGTGGGGGCTACTACCCTACTctatcttctgaaggaactcccatATCCTTTGTACCTTTCTATACTCCCCCGTTATCAGCACCACGGAAAGAATAatcagatccatgtcctctagctcacctgaactaggttggttcttctctagcttactAATGTCTTCTacacactgatcttcaaagaaaaccatatCTCTGCTCCTGATGAGCTTTTTCTAGgtcggatcccataatctgtaaccgaactgtTCATCACCGTATCCCAAGAACATACACTGCtcgatcttcatatcgagcttggacctctcatcctttggtacgtgaatggataGCCTGCATCCAATCACTTTGAGATGACTGTACAATGGATCCTGTTCAGTTcacaccttctcaggcacttctccattcaacgaggttgatggagacctgtttatcagatacattgctgtgtgcattgcttctccccagaacgtcttgcgtaatttcgcatgggataacatgcatctgattctctctacaatggtgcgattcattcgctcagccacaccattatgctggggggtcttgggaactgtctgttcatgcagtatacccagggacttacaatactcgtggaagtcaccaatgtattcaccagcATTGTCATtgcagatgcacttcaatgatctacctctctctctcttgagcataacatgaaataatttaaatacactaaagacctcgtccttagatttcaaagtataaacccaaaccctcctaggtGCATCAtatataaaagtgataaaatacaatgccccacccaaggtttttgtcctcataggactataaacatcagaataaaccaaatctaatgcatgcactttattaacatgagaaacagatttaataaatgaaactctatactaTTTTTCTAACAAACAATCAATAtaagttttgagaggtatacctatcaTGTCTAGAAGGAGCCACTTCTTTGCTAGAatttgaagccctttttcactcatgtgacctagacgcctgtgccacatgtcaatagctgaatcttccgctgcgttcaatcCACCCTTACACACATTGACCTTGTAAATGGTGCAACACTTTTTTTCTatctgcgatcaacgaacccttgatgagcttctagcgctaccagcaaaccggctttcatagccatcatcatccaaccttcctgtcgacatcaagttgaggtgaaggtataagatatgcctcacatccctgagaactaatgtgcagcccacatcggtcttcacacaaatatcaccgactcctACGATTTTCGACACGCCAAAATTTcctatcttcacggtcccatagtcacttgACTTGTAAATTGTGAAAAAGTtcttgcgtggagtcgcatgaaagaAACTCCTAAGTTAATCATCCAgttggtgtcctgactcgtagttgtgagacaaacatcatgatctgctgaaagaataactacaacgtcgccatctgaagtgaACGCAGTGGaatttgattcatcttccttctccttttctttttctttctcttgtcGTTCTAAtttttacgacattcatgcttatagtggctcTTTTTACtacaatttcagcattcaacatcctttctggtactcgacttgcctcttgatttatctcgggccttcctgcccttcttgttctttcctctcccccgttcctatGTTACAAGGGCCTTTTACTGAGTAGACCcctaagacttcctccttgtcttcttattaaagagacagctagttaactgttccatggatatcttttcgTCTGgcgtggagttacttagagacatcactaatgtctcccaactgtcaggcaatgaactaagcaatagtaaagcctgtaattcatcatccaggaccatcttcatagcagagggctggttcactatattgctgacttcattcatgtgttcggccacagaaccactatctttgaacttgagactcACAAAtcgccttatcagaaaaatcttattaccgactgtcttcctctcatacaacccttgtaatttcagtcataggctagcggctgaggtctctgtagacacatggtggaatacggaatcgtccaactattgtctaataaaccccatcgCCTTTCGATCCAtctttttccaatcatcatcagacatatccttggattttgctgatatgcctaaaattgaagaatataagtccttgcaataaagcaaatcctccatcttagccttccatatgctTCAGTtaaaaccattgaggctgattattcttgatgagccaccttttataattcaaaaccgatcctaccggttcaatgaacttagctctgataccactttattgggggctttgcataaaaccttaggatctagcctcccaaaataaatgagaattatggaataataaagcaatgaaataaatcaaagcataaatcataccacacaagagatttttacgtggaaaaccctcaaagaggtaaaaatcacgggacctcgtccagatcaacaatccactatgaagtagaacgttacaaccttcttcactcacgcaggagcggTGAACTACTCCGAATTTTTCACCCGCTGctccatctctcctctgaactgaggaggaaaaacccCATCAGGGATTTGGAGCTGGTGGTTGTTGCTGAGTGATGTGGCAAAGTAAAGAAACATGAGAAAGAGGGAAGGAAGATAAGAAGCCATTTACGAAATGAAAgagtgtaaaagaaaaaaaatgtggtGAAAAAGAATAATAGAGAAATAATATGTGATAGGATAGTAATTCCTAGCATGGCCATTTCTTTCTGCATTCAATAATGGAGCATATATAAAAGAAGTTGCAAAAAGTAGGTGGTTATTTCATGATGGTACAAATTATAAGTAGTTTTTAgagaaaaaaatctttttttaaaattttttttatttattttacacacacacacacacacacacacacacacaccataggTGTACTTATTGCCATGGCTGAAagtgagtcggatcgggttggtgctcaaccctagcccaacccaaggttcctatacctcaaccctaacctaacccaacccaacccaacccaacctcaggttggaaattctcaacccaagcgggctcggttgggttggtcgggtgaatacatgctaatatttcattattacattagtctattatatttcacacgtcttattttttgtacctatgattttattaattacatatgtagttatttatcataaagaacttcatttttttctaaacaaacaaggtaAGATATAGGAccactactcctttaaaagtcgtggtGTAGCacacaatttatttgggagagagaaatataGCATATATTGGCAACTTGAGTCATCGCAAATACCGTAGACCAACGAGACCTAACGGCactggaatttcatgtgccttcagcACAGACAATCcaccctcaagaaattttcaatgatgataggtgttcaatccccactttttcataTGTGATATGTCtcacttaatttttggatctgcgtcatttttgtgctcatgccctaaaatgaccttgcAAAATtgtggatggatggcgtggataaagcacataaatTGT is a genomic window containing:
- the LOC131255375 gene encoding aspartyl protease family protein At5g10770-like translates to MVVMAAINSKNQSSNPAYSSTYVSLSCNSVECSQLNLPTRRSSSSTCAYLNRYGDGSQSIGFLSGDTLTLSSSHIFLNFQFGCGQQNEGLLGRTAGLLRLGRDSVSLVSQTANRYGRVFSHCLPSSANSPGHLTFGANTIPSGAKFTPLPADQNSQSFYFLILIGISVSGKPLPIPSSMFSSRGSVIGSGTVITRLPSSAYRRLRSAFQKEMSNYTSATSPSSVLETCYELDGGETLSVPSIMMHFEGDVDVNVDYYGIIYQETETVDEDDFTIIGNSQQLMLDVRIEKGYNGEQYSRRYDIGDGKGYKSKTSFWI